The following is a genomic window from Bacillota bacterium.
AACCGTAATAGCCGCCGGAGGCGATGGGGATGGCTACGGCATCGGCCTCAATCATTTTATCCATGCCGCCCGCCGCAATATCAACATCACCTACCTGGTAATGGATAACCACATCTACAGCTTGACAACGGGACAGTATTCACCAACCAGCCGCAAAGGATTCGTTTCCAAGACCACTCCCAAAGGCTCGGCTGAAATGCATCTGCGGCCTTTGGAAATATCCTTAACCGCCGGGGCGTCCTTTGTCGCCCAAGGTTTTTCCGGTGATGTCAAACAGCTGACTGAGATCATCAAAGCCGCGATTCAGCACCAAGGTTTCAGCCATGTAAATATTTTCAGCCCCTGTGTCACTTTCAATAAAATCAACACCTTCGACTGGTTCCGTGAGCGGATTATCAACCTAGACGAGCAGGATTACCAGCCCACCGATCGACTTCAGGCGC
Proteins encoded in this region:
- a CDS encoding 2-oxoacid:ferredoxin oxidoreductase subunit beta translates to MSYKLTDYRGPRPTWCPGCGHFAVLGCLQQAAHQLGLPPESIVVVSGIGCSGKISQHFNSYGFHSLHGRSIPVAAGIQISNPNLTVIAAGGDGDGYGIGLNHFIHAARRNINITYLVMDNHIYSLTTGQYSPTSRKGFVSKTTPKGSAEMHLRPLEISLTAGASFVAQGFSGDVKQLTEIIKAAIQHQGFSHVNIFSPCVTFNKINTFDWFRERIINLDEQDYQPTDRLQALAKVMEADGVLTGIIYREARQLFHNEIAGVQDQPLTETPPALTKEQFDQLIAKYR